From Paracoccus suum, the proteins below share one genomic window:
- a CDS encoding glucose 1-dehydrogenase, translated as MRLQGKTAIVTGGGSGFGAGIAHRFAAEGAQVMVVDRDAVSAAAVAGQIGGLSFEVDVSDGTAVQAMADAAMAAWGRIDILINNAGVTHLPAPMEDVSEADFDHVMAVNCKAVYLSARIVVPLMKAAGQGAIVNIASTAGVSPRPRLSWYNASKGWMITATRAMAVELAPFGVRVNAVNPVAGETPLLKSFMGEDTPDMRAKFLSTIPIGRFSTPEDIANAALYLASDEASMVTGVAMEVDGGRCI; from the coding sequence ATGCGCCTGCAGGGCAAGACGGCAATCGTGACGGGTGGCGGCTCGGGGTTCGGCGCGGGCATCGCCCACCGCTTTGCCGCCGAGGGCGCGCAAGTCATGGTGGTCGACCGCGACGCGGTTTCCGCCGCCGCCGTGGCGGGCCAGATCGGCGGTCTCTCGTTCGAGGTTGACGTCTCGGACGGGACCGCGGTGCAGGCGATGGCGGATGCCGCGATGGCTGCCTGGGGCCGGATCGACATCCTGATCAACAACGCCGGCGTCACCCATCTGCCAGCGCCGATGGAGGATGTCAGCGAGGCCGATTTCGACCACGTCATGGCAGTGAACTGCAAGGCGGTCTACCTGTCGGCGCGCATCGTCGTCCCGCTGATGAAAGCCGCGGGGCAGGGCGCCATCGTCAACATCGCCTCGACCGCCGGCGTCTCGCCCCGGCCGCGCCTCAGTTGGTACAACGCCTCGAAGGGCTGGATGATTACCGCGACCCGCGCCATGGCGGTCGAACTGGCGCCGTTCGGCGTGCGGGTCAACGCGGTGAACCCGGTCGCGGGCGAGACACCGCTGCTCAAAAGTTTCATGGGCGAGGACACGCCCGACATGCGCGCCAAATTCCTGTCCACCATCCCCATCGGCCGCTTCTCGACCCCGGAGGATATCGCGAACGCGGCGCTGTACCTCGCCTCGGACGAGGCATCGATGGTGACCGGCGTCGCGATGGAGGTCGACGGCGGGCGCTGCATCTGA
- a CDS encoding DUF1236 domain-containing protein — protein sequence MRTLFATTALAAMALAGAASADTMAKAGTDLNVRSGPGVQHEVVGVIPGGDDVNVKGCIDSANWCEISYKDTTGWAYGDYLAAKVGESFEPIYPNREKLQVSVVEYKAPEVSTGKAVADAGAGAAAGAAAGALVAGPLGAVVGAAVGAGTAQVPAPAPEVKTYIDAHPMDPVILDGEVVVGAGVPENVTLYDIPDQKDYKYVTINGQPVLVGQDRKIVYIYR from the coding sequence ATGCGTACCCTGTTTGCCACCACTGCCCTTGCCGCCATGGCCCTTGCCGGCGCCGCTTCGGCCGATACCATGGCCAAGGCCGGCACCGACCTGAACGTGCGTTCCGGGCCCGGCGTCCAGCACGAGGTTGTCGGCGTCATCCCTGGCGGTGATGACGTCAACGTCAAGGGCTGCATCGACAGCGCCAACTGGTGCGAGATCAGCTACAAGGACACCACCGGCTGGGCCTATGGCGACTACCTGGCCGCCAAGGTCGGCGAAAGCTTCGAGCCGATCTATCCGAACCGTGAAAAGCTGCAGGTCTCGGTGGTCGAATACAAGGCCCCCGAGGTGAGCACCGGCAAAGCCGTGGCCGATGCCGGCGCCGGCGCGGCGGCGGGCGCCGCGGCGGGCGCCCTGGTCGCAGGTCCCCTGGGCGCGGTTGTCGGCGCGGCGGTTGGCGCGGGCACTGCCCAGGTCCCGGCCCCTGCGCCCGAGGTCAAAACCTACATCGACGCCCACCCGATGGATCCGGTGATCCTCGACGGCGAGGTCGTGGTCGGTGCCGGCGTGCCCGAGAACGTCACGCTCTACGACATCCCGGATCAGAAGGACTACAAATACGTGACCATCAACGGCCAGCCCGTTCTGGTCGGCCAGGATCGCAAGATCGTCTACATCTACCGCTGA
- a CDS encoding calcium-binding protein — MSGLTLVGTLFGPNSSYTRNISDLALEQTSQGLFLVAANQRGGGLTSFSVGTSDKAATFVSHAPYVASLGWLSEPKITFREVAGGFQAYPLGMLYSGSRGTLFDEKGSAKATVASGLGFDTITATALHIGSTEYLFASRDAGATFHSYRRGADGTLTLVSSSQVPTGIHRDARINEIEVATVAGKQFAIATSTLGNFIACHPIDAAGRILPGQVMGMSWQAPFMTPREVEIAAVGGTTFVIVAGADSSSLTVLKLDATGRLTPVDHILDERGTRFDNITELEAVTLNGRTFVFAAGADDGISMFTLLPDGRLVHVGTLADTAGTSLADVSGLAAGVLAGKIALFASSATERGITQLAVDTGVVGATGFASSGYTVGTAADDLLVAQAGTLRITGGAGDDTLVAGGRPVMLTGGAGADVFVPTAVVGTITITDFDRNQDRLDLSDLGMVRHPMQMAITSTSTGLRITFGPTTIDVRSASGASLPAGIVSIDNFPIAHYPTPGNAVTLVGTAGGDWIGAGVNAVTIYGLGGGDTLTGGVFDDRLSGGDGDDLIYGRSGNDWGSGDAGNDRLYGESGRDTLLGQDGDDFLMGGTGDDRLQGGTGNDTLIGEDGNDLLLGDDGNDLLQGGAGDDVLQGGLGNDTISGGSGNDVISASGGLNRFSGDDGDDTLLGGIGADTAFGGAGADYIVGGLGRDVLAGGTENDVISGGADNDTLLGDAGDDRLLGDDGNDRIDGGAGNDLIFGGIGEDVMTGGDGNDTIYGEGGLNYLAGGAGNDFLYGGLSNDSLVGSAGNDILIGYAGRDRLFGEDGNDVIAGGLDNDTLLGQAGDDRMTGDEGEDYLDGGAGADILNGGAGNDIVLGGAGDDQVIGWSGNDRLRGDAGNDRLYGGLGNDVIWGQDGDDRCSGDAGTDSIDGGLGNDFIACGEGNDLAYGGVGNDYMSGEGGDDVMRGDAGNDGMFGGLGDDVLLGMADNDRIYGEAGNDRLDGGDGNDLLSGGSGLGTLLGGAGNDTLMGGPDNDWLIGGLGNDRLGGGDGNDYLVGQFGANDMTGDAGDDTLVGAEGNDFLVGGTGIDILYGNAGNDIMQGGDSNDYLFGGLGRDVMTGGAGSDRFVFAARDSAASALTADLITDFVTGDDRIDLRGMNCHWSGSSFSGGAGSVMVRQVGSLTYLDADLNGDLRADFSIALSNRAELLRGDIMI, encoded by the coding sequence ATGTCCGGGCTGACTCTGGTTGGCACGCTGTTTGGCCCGAACAGCTCCTATACCAGAAACATCAGCGATCTTGCCTTGGAACAGACCTCGCAAGGGCTGTTTCTGGTCGCTGCCAACCAGCGGGGCGGCGGGCTGACGAGCTTCTCCGTTGGCACAAGCGACAAGGCCGCCACCTTTGTCAGCCATGCCCCCTACGTCGCCAGTCTCGGCTGGCTGTCAGAGCCAAAGATCACCTTTCGTGAAGTCGCGGGCGGCTTTCAGGCCTATCCGCTGGGCATGCTCTATTCCGGCAGCAGGGGCACGCTGTTCGACGAAAAGGGTTCAGCCAAGGCGACCGTCGCGAGCGGCCTCGGCTTTGACACCATCACCGCCACGGCGCTGCATATCGGCAGCACCGAATATCTGTTTGCCTCGCGCGATGCCGGGGCCACGTTCCACAGCTATCGGCGGGGGGCAGATGGCACGCTGACACTGGTCTCGTCATCGCAAGTGCCGACCGGTATCCACCGCGACGCGCGGATCAACGAGATCGAGGTCGCGACGGTTGCCGGCAAGCAATTCGCGATCGCCACCTCCACCCTCGGCAATTTCATCGCCTGCCACCCGATTGACGCCGCCGGCCGCATCCTGCCGGGTCAGGTCATGGGAATGTCCTGGCAGGCGCCTTTCATGACACCGCGCGAGGTAGAGATCGCGGCGGTGGGCGGCACGACCTTTGTCATCGTGGCGGGCGCCGACAGCTCCTCCCTGACGGTGTTGAAACTAGACGCGACCGGCCGGCTGACCCCCGTCGATCACATCTTGGACGAACGCGGCACCCGCTTTGACAACATTACCGAACTTGAGGCCGTCACCCTCAACGGGCGCACCTTCGTCTTTGCAGCCGGGGCGGATGACGGGATCAGCATGTTCACCTTGCTGCCCGACGGACGGCTGGTGCATGTCGGCACCTTGGCCGACACGGCAGGCACGTCGCTGGCTGATGTCTCGGGCCTCGCGGCCGGGGTGCTGGCCGGCAAGATCGCGCTTTTCGCCAGCTCGGCGACAGAGCGGGGGATCACCCAGCTCGCTGTCGACACTGGCGTGGTCGGTGCGACCGGGTTTGCCTCCAGCGGCTACACCGTCGGAACGGCGGCCGATGACCTGCTCGTCGCGCAGGCGGGAACTTTGCGGATCACAGGCGGCGCGGGGGACGACACGCTTGTCGCGGGCGGCCGGCCGGTGATGCTGACCGGCGGGGCGGGGGCGGATGTTTTCGTGCCTACTGCGGTTGTGGGCACGATCACCATCACCGACTTCGACCGCAACCAGGACCGCCTCGACCTCAGCGACCTGGGCATGGTTCGCCATCCGATGCAGATGGCAATAACGTCGACGTCCACGGGCCTGCGCATCACCTTCGGCCCAACCACCATCGACGTGCGCAGTGCAAGCGGTGCCAGCCTGCCTGCCGGCATCGTCAGCATCGATAACTTTCCCATCGCGCATTATCCGACGCCGGGAAACGCGGTCACTCTCGTCGGCACCGCCGGTGGAGACTGGATTGGCGCGGGCGTCAACGCCGTGACGATCTACGGCTTGGGCGGAGGAGACACCCTTACCGGCGGGGTTTTCGACGACCGGCTCAGCGGCGGCGACGGTGACGACTTGATCTATGGCCGGTCGGGCAACGATTGGGGCAGCGGGGACGCCGGAAACGATCGCCTTTATGGCGAATCGGGCCGCGACACTCTGTTGGGTCAAGATGGTGACGACTTTTTGATGGGGGGGACAGGCGACGACCGTCTGCAAGGGGGAACGGGAAACGACACGCTGATCGGCGAAGACGGCAATGACCTATTACTCGGCGACGACGGCAACGATTTGCTGCAGGGTGGCGCTGGCGATGACGTGCTCCAGGGCGGCCTTGGAAATGACACGATCTCCGGCGGGTCAGGCAACGATGTGATCAGCGCGTCGGGCGGCCTAAACCGATTTTCGGGAGACGACGGCGACGACACCTTGCTGGGCGGCATCGGCGCCGACACGGCATTCGGCGGCGCCGGGGCCGACTATATTGTTGGCGGACTCGGTCGCGATGTGTTGGCCGGAGGGACTGAAAATGATGTGATTTCCGGCGGGGCTGACAATGACACGCTGCTCGGTGACGCCGGTGACGACCGCCTCCTGGGCGACGACGGGAATGACCGCATCGATGGCGGCGCGGGAAATGATCTGATCTTCGGCGGAATCGGGGAAGATGTCATGACCGGCGGCGATGGCAACGACACGATTTATGGCGAGGGCGGTTTGAACTACCTGGCAGGCGGAGCGGGCAACGATTTCCTTTATGGGGGTCTGTCAAATGATTCACTCGTCGGCAGCGCAGGCAACGATATTCTGATAGGCTATGCCGGCCGGGATCGCCTGTTTGGCGAGGACGGGAATGACGTTATCGCTGGGGGATTGGACAACGATACTTTGCTCGGCCAAGCCGGCGATGATCGTATGACGGGTGACGAGGGAGAAGACTACCTCGACGGGGGCGCCGGAGCGGATATCCTGAATGGCGGCGCGGGCAACGACATCGTTCTCGGGGGCGCGGGCGATGACCAGGTGATTGGCTGGTCCGGCAACGACCGCTTGCGCGGTGACGCCGGCAACGACCGCCTCTATGGTGGCCTCGGCAACGACGTCATCTGGGGCCAGGACGGCGATGACAGATGCAGCGGTGACGCCGGGACTGATTCCATCGACGGCGGCCTCGGGAACGACTTCATCGCATGCGGTGAAGGTAACGATCTGGCATATGGTGGCGTTGGTAACGACTACATGTCGGGTGAGGGCGGCGACGATGTAATGCGCGGTGATGCCGGCAACGACGGCATGTTTGGCGGCCTTGGCGACGACGTCTTGCTGGGGATGGCCGACAACGACAGGATTTACGGCGAGGCTGGGAACGACCGCCTCGACGGCGGCGACGGAAATGACCTGTTAAGTGGCGGGTCCGGGCTGGGTACCCTGCTCGGTGGAGCCGGCAATGATACACTGATGGGCGGTCCGGATAACGACTGGCTGATCGGCGGCCTTGGAAACGATCGCCTCGGCGGCGGCGACGGCAATGACTATCTTGTTGGGCAGTTCGGCGCCAATGACATGACCGGTGACGCGGGCGACGACACCCTCGTAGGCGCGGAGGGAAACGATTTTCTCGTTGGCGGCACCGGGATCGACATCCTGTACGGAAACGCCGGTAATGACATCATGCAGGGCGGCGACTCGAACGACTATCTCTTCGGCGGTCTAGGCCGCGACGTCATGACCGGCGGGGCAGGCTCGGACCGGTTTGTGTTTGCCGCGCGAGACTCTGCTGCCAGCGCGCTGACCGCGGACCTGATCACCGACTTCGTCACCGGGGACGACAGAATCGATTTACGCGGCATGAACTGCCACTGGAGTGGGTCAAGTTTTTCCGGCGGCGCCGGCAGCGTAATGGTCCGGCAGGTCGGCAGCCTGACCTATCTCGATGCTGACCTGAATGGTGACTTGCGCGCAGATTTTTCAATCGCCCTGAGCAACCGCGCCGAGTTGCTGCGCGGCGATATAATGATTTAA
- a CDS encoding 3-deoxy-D-manno-octulosonic acid transferase → MGHRPLPPLPRGAGPLVWLRLDRSWPAEGGAPAQLAAALIAARPGLRVLLTHPDAIAADPATQLPPLLPGAQGRTRPDPGPAPEALRAFMEHAEPAAVLSLGSDLSDGLLIEAERLGVPVVLAEPRLPHSEARHWPWQRGRAHGGLSLANSVVVASPEARDTAIRLGAAPSDVMLIGPLVETRRPPGYTEAERSALAASLTGRHSWFAVTVPEAEETAVLNAHRAAVGLMHRTLLILAPADPARCTALVEIIDSGGLTCAIRSQIEEPPTDLQVLLADDPAEFGLWYRLAAVSYLGGTLSGHNAATRDPLEAAALGSAILHGPHTVRSVEAWADLRAARAVREVPRPEQLGMALDDLLQPDRAADYAARAWAVSTAGAAVAQRIAAAVLAVIN, encoded by the coding sequence ATGGGTCACCGGCCGCTGCCGCCGCTGCCACGCGGCGCGGGCCCCTTGGTCTGGCTGCGCCTCGATCGCAGCTGGCCAGCCGAGGGCGGCGCGCCGGCGCAACTCGCGGCGGCGCTTATCGCGGCCCGGCCCGGCCTGCGGGTCCTGCTGACCCATCCCGATGCGATTGCCGCCGATCCTGCCACCCAGTTGCCGCCGCTGCTGCCCGGCGCCCAAGGGCGCACCCGGCCCGACCCCGGCCCCGCGCCCGAGGCGCTGCGGGCGTTCATGGAACATGCCGAGCCGGCGGCGGTCCTGTCCCTCGGCAGCGATCTGTCCGACGGCCTGCTGATCGAGGCTGAGCGCCTCGGCGTGCCGGTCGTGCTGGCAGAGCCGCGCCTGCCGCATTCCGAGGCCCGCCACTGGCCCTGGCAGCGCGGCCGCGCGCATGGCGGACTGTCGCTGGCGAACTCGGTCGTCGTCGCCTCGCCTGAGGCGCGCGACACCGCGATCCGCCTCGGCGCGGCGCCGTCCGACGTGATGCTGATCGGCCCGCTGGTCGAGACGCGCCGCCCGCCCGGCTACACCGAGGCCGAGCGTTCCGCCTTGGCGGCCTCGCTGACTGGACGCCATTCGTGGTTCGCGGTGACCGTGCCGGAGGCGGAGGAAACAGCTGTCCTTAATGCCCATCGCGCCGCGGTCGGGCTGATGCACCGGACCCTGCTGATCCTCGCCCCCGCCGATCCCGCGCGCTGCACTGCCCTTGTCGAGATCATCGATTCGGGCGGGCTGACCTGCGCCATCCGCAGCCAGATCGAAGAGCCACCGACGGACCTGCAGGTCCTGCTCGCCGATGATCCGGCCGAGTTCGGGCTATGGTATCGCCTGGCCGCGGTCAGCTATCTGGGCGGCACCCTCAGCGGCCATAATGCAGCCACCCGCGATCCGCTGGAGGCGGCAGCATTAGGGTCGGCCATCCTGCATGGTCCACATACGGTTCGGTCGGTTGAGGCCTGGGCTGATCTGCGCGCGGCCCGTGCGGTGCGCGAGGTGCCGCGGCCCGAGCAACTGGGCATGGCGCTGGACGATCTGCTGCAGCCCGACCGCGCCGCCGATTATGCCGCGCGGGCCTGGGCGGTCAGCACCGCCGGGGCCGCCGTCGCGCAACGCATCGCGGCCGCTGTGCTGGCGGTCATCAACTGA
- a CDS encoding NAD-dependent succinate-semialdehyde dehydrogenase yields MTKHSTDLRTLLRDPSLLETRAYIAGEWVEGASTFPVMNPARGDVIAEVADMTRADAARAIAAAAEAMKAWSARTAKERAQVLRKWFDLMMENQDDLGKILTAEQGKPLPEAKGEIAYGASFIEFFGEEAKRVYGETIPGHQPDKRITVLKQPIGVVASITPWNFPNAMITRKCGPALAVGCGFVARPAAETPLSALALAVLGERAGLPKGILSVVTSSRSSEIGKEFCENPQVRKLTFTGSTEVGRILLRQAADQVLKCSMELGGNAPFIVFDDADLDKAVEGAMASKFRNNGQTCVCANRIYVQSGVYDDFAGRLAAAVDKLRVGDGLEDGVTTGPLINKDAVDKVEEHIQDVLDGGGKIVTGGKRVDGLFFQPTVVTGVKDSMKVATEETFGPLAPLFRFETEEEVVAKANDTIFGLASYFYARDMARIIRVQEGLEYGIVGVNTGIISTEVAPFGGVKQSGLGREGSHYGIDDFLELKYVCLSI; encoded by the coding sequence ATGACCAAGCATTCGACTGATCTGCGGACCCTTTTGCGCGACCCGTCGCTGCTGGAGACGCGGGCCTATATCGCCGGCGAGTGGGTTGAGGGGGCGAGCACGTTTCCGGTGATGAACCCGGCCCGCGGCGATGTCATTGCCGAGGTTGCGGACATGACCCGCGCCGATGCCGCGCGCGCCATCGCGGCGGCCGCCGAGGCGATGAAGGCCTGGTCGGCCCGCACCGCGAAAGAGCGCGCGCAGGTGCTGCGCAAGTGGTTCGACCTGATGATGGAAAACCAGGACGACCTGGGCAAGATCCTGACCGCCGAGCAGGGCAAGCCGCTGCCCGAGGCCAAGGGCGAGATCGCCTATGGCGCCAGCTTCATCGAGTTCTTCGGCGAGGAAGCCAAGCGGGTCTATGGCGAGACGATCCCCGGCCACCAGCCGGACAAGCGCATCACCGTGCTGAAGCAGCCGATCGGTGTGGTCGCCAGCATCACGCCGTGGAACTTTCCGAACGCCATGATCACCCGCAAATGCGGCCCGGCCCTGGCCGTCGGCTGCGGCTTTGTCGCGCGCCCGGCGGCGGAGACCCCGCTGTCGGCGCTGGCACTGGCGGTGCTGGGCGAGCGGGCGGGCCTGCCCAAGGGCATCCTGTCGGTCGTCACCTCCAGCCGCTCGTCCGAGATCGGCAAGGAGTTCTGCGAGAACCCGCAGGTACGCAAGCTGACCTTCACCGGCTCGACCGAGGTCGGGCGCATCCTGCTGCGCCAGGCCGCCGACCAGGTCCTCAAATGCAGCATGGAACTGGGCGGCAACGCGCCCTTCATCGTCTTTGACGACGCCGACCTCGACAAGGCGGTGGAGGGCGCGATGGCCTCCAAGTTCCGCAACAACGGCCAGACCTGCGTCTGCGCCAACCGCATCTATGTGCAGTCGGGCGTCTATGACGACTTCGCGGGGCGCCTCGCCGCTGCGGTCGACAAGCTGCGGGTCGGCGACGGCCTCGAGGACGGGGTGACCACCGGCCCGCTGATCAACAAGGATGCGGTCGACAAGGTCGAGGAGCATATCCAGGACGTGCTGGACGGCGGCGGCAAGATCGTCACCGGCGGCAAGCGGGTCGACGGCCTCTTCTTCCAGCCGACGGTCGTGACCGGGGTCAAGGACAGCATGAAGGTCGCGACCGAAGAGACCTTCGGCCCGCTGGCGCCGCTGTTCCGGTTCGAGACCGAGGAAGAGGTGGTGGCCAAGGCCAATGATACGATCTTCGGGCTCGCCTCGTATTTTTACGCCCGCGACATGGCGCGCATCATCCGCGTGCAGGAGGGTCTGGAATACGGCATCGTCGGCGTGAACACGGGCATCATCTCGACCGAGGTGGCGCCGTTCGGCGGCGTCAAGCAGTCCGGCCTTGGCCGCGAGGGCAGCCATTACGGCATCGACGACTTCCTCGAGCTGAAATACGTCTGCCTGTCGATCTGA
- a CDS encoding ribonuclease T2 family protein: MRTLALLSATLLAGPLPAAAQDTPGDFEYYVLSLSWSPSWCAAEDDGTADQCRPGVRRGFVVHGLWPQYEQGWPSDCRTEARDPTRGDSAEMADLMGSGGLAWYQWKKHGRCSGLSGRDYYSLMREAVSRVAIPPAYARLPRDLNVPPGAIEAAFLAVNPDMTREGVTITCDAGAVEEVRICLTRDLRPRDCAPDARRDCGARVLRMPQVE, from the coding sequence ATGCGCACGCTTGCCCTGCTGTCTGCCACGCTGCTGGCCGGCCCCCTGCCGGCGGCGGCGCAAGACACGCCCGGCGATTTCGAGTATTACGTGCTGTCCCTCAGCTGGTCGCCCAGCTGGTGTGCGGCCGAGGATGACGGCACCGCCGACCAGTGCCGTCCCGGCGTACGACGCGGCTTTGTCGTGCATGGCCTCTGGCCGCAGTACGAGCAGGGCTGGCCGTCCGATTGCCGCACCGAGGCGCGCGATCCGACGCGGGGCGACAGCGCCGAGATGGCCGACCTGATGGGTTCCGGCGGCCTCGCCTGGTACCAGTGGAAAAAGCACGGCCGGTGTTCGGGCTTGTCCGGCCGGGACTATTACAGCCTGATGCGCGAGGCCGTGTCGCGGGTCGCGATCCCGCCCGCCTATGCCCGATTGCCGCGCGACCTGAACGTTCCGCCCGGAGCTATCGAGGCGGCATTTCTGGCGGTCAACCCCGACATGACGCGCGAAGGCGTGACGATCACCTGCGATGCGGGCGCCGTTGAGGAGGTTCGCATCTGCCTGACGCGCGACCTGCGCCCGCGTGACTGCGCGCCGGATGCGCGCCGCGATTGCGGCGCGAGGGTGTTGCGAATGCCGCAGGTGGAGTGA
- the lpxK gene encoding tetraacyldisaccharide 4'-kinase → MARRAPAFWFRPAGMAATALRPLGAIYAAATARRLARGARARVGVPVLCVGNLNAGGTGKTPVVIAIVQRLLAPGVAVQVVSRGYGGTVTGPLRVDERVHTAAEVGDEPLLLSAFAPVWVSDDRVQGARAAARSGAQVIILDDGFQDPSLHHDLSLVVVDAARGFGNGLCLPAGPLREPVAVGLARADLLLSVGPPQAQAQFQAPPGIPHLRAALQPLKMGHDWTGERILAFAGIGHPEKFFATLRDLGANLVRAEALEDHQTFSPQLLTRLEAEARAYSAQMVTTEKDAVRLPPSFRRKVLTLPVRLQLDDWTVLDAALLRVLAS, encoded by the coding sequence ATGGCGCGGCGTGCGCCCGCCTTCTGGTTCCGGCCAGCCGGGATGGCAGCCACCGCGTTGCGCCCGCTCGGCGCGATCTATGCCGCGGCCACTGCGCGGCGGCTGGCCCGCGGCGCGCGGGCACGGGTGGGCGTCCCGGTCCTCTGCGTCGGCAACCTGAATGCCGGTGGGACTGGCAAGACGCCGGTGGTAATCGCCATTGTCCAGCGCCTGTTGGCGCCGGGCGTCGCTGTGCAGGTCGTCAGCCGCGGCTATGGCGGCACCGTCACCGGCCCGCTGCGCGTCGACGAACGGGTTCATACCGCGGCAGAGGTCGGGGACGAGCCGCTGTTGCTGTCGGCCTTTGCACCGGTCTGGGTTTCGGACGACCGGGTGCAGGGCGCGCGCGCCGCCGCCCGCAGCGGGGCGCAAGTCATCATTCTGGACGACGGCTTTCAGGATCCGTCGCTGCATCACGATCTTTCGCTGGTGGTGGTCGATGCGGCGCGCGGCTTTGGCAACGGGCTGTGCCTGCCTGCCGGGCCGCTGCGCGAGCCGGTCGCCGTCGGTCTCGCCCGCGCCGATCTGCTGCTGTCCGTCGGACCGCCCCAGGCGCAGGCGCAATTCCAGGCGCCACCCGGCATTCCCCACCTGCGCGCCGCGCTGCAGCCGCTGAAGATGGGCCATGACTGGACGGGCGAGCGGATCCTCGCCTTTGCCGGCATCGGCCACCCCGAGAAATTCTTCGCCACCCTGCGCGATCTTGGTGCAAACTTGGTCCGGGCCGAGGCGCTGGAAGATCACCAGACCTTCTCGCCGCAACTGCTGACGCGACTCGAGGCCGAGGCGCGGGCGTATTCCGCCCAGATGGTGACGACTGAAAAGGACGCGGTGCGCCTGCCGCCCTCGTTCCGGCGCAAGGTGCTGACGCTGCCGGTTCGCCTGCAACTGGACGACTGGACAGTGCTGGACGCAGCGCTGTTGCGGGTGCTGGCCTCCTGA
- a CDS encoding P1 family peptidase produces MQPGPRNLITDVAGLRVGNADDAHLRSGVTVLTADSPFTAAVHVMGGAPGTRETDLLAPDKAVQAVDALFLSGGSAFGLDAGSGVMAGLRTMGRGFAVGDARVPIVPGAILFDLLNGGDKDWTDNPYRSLGRRALEAAATDFALGRAGAGLGATTANRWGGLGSASAVLSDGTTVGALVAVNALGSVTVGDGPHFWAAPWEIGDEFGGLGLPANFPAAYEPKAEKAPGEATTIAIVATDAALDKAALTRMAVAAHDGLARAIVPSHTLWDGDLVFAASTGARAGGDPFLLGHAAACCLARAVARGVWCAQMQKGGTEVPPPVLPLDGADQR; encoded by the coding sequence ATGCAACCCGGACCGCGTAACCTGATTACCGATGTCGCCGGCCTGCGGGTGGGAAATGCCGATGATGCGCACCTCCGCTCGGGCGTGACGGTGCTGACGGCCGATTCCCCCTTTACCGCCGCGGTCCATGTCATGGGCGGCGCACCCGGCACGCGCGAGACGGACCTGCTGGCCCCCGACAAGGCCGTGCAGGCCGTCGATGCGCTGTTCCTGTCGGGCGGCTCGGCCTTTGGGCTGGACGCGGGCTCCGGCGTCATGGCCGGGTTGCGCACCATGGGACGCGGCTTTGCCGTAGGTGACGCGCGGGTGCCGATCGTGCCCGGGGCGATCCTGTTCGATCTGCTGAATGGTGGCGACAAGGACTGGACCGACAATCCCTATCGGTCGCTTGGGCGGCGCGCGCTGGAGGCAGCCGCGACGGATTTCGCGTTGGGCCGCGCGGGCGCCGGCCTTGGCGCCACGACCGCGAATCGCTGGGGCGGCCTCGGCTCGGCCTCTGCGGTGCTCTCGGACGGCACGACCGTCGGCGCGCTGGTCGCGGTCAACGCGCTGGGCTCGGTCACCGTGGGCGATGGCCCCCACTTCTGGGCCGCCCCGTGGGAGATCGGGGATGAATTCGGCGGCCTCGGCCTGCCCGCGAACTTTCCGGCTGCTTACGAGCCAAAGGCCGAGAAGGCGCCCGGCGAGGCGACCACCATCGCCATCGTCGCGACGGACGCGGCGCTGGACAAGGCGGCGCTGACGCGCATGGCAGTGGCCGCCCATGACGGGCTCGCCCGCGCCATCGTGCCAAGCCACACGCTATGGGACGGGGATCTTGTTTTTGCGGCCTCGACCGGCGCGCGCGCTGGGGGCGATCCTTTCCTGCTTGGCCACGCTGCGGCCTGCTGCCTCGCCCGTGCCGTGGCGCGCGGCGTCTGGTGCGCGCAAATGCAAAAGGGCGGCACCGAAGTGCCGCCCCCTGTCCTGCCCCTCGATGGTGCGGATCAGCGGTAG
- a CDS encoding DUF4170 domain-containing protein, whose translation MTQRLHFVFGGELVSTDSNEFRDPASIHMVGVFPDYASAYSAWKAEAQRTVDSAQTRYFIAHLHRLREENREASPTGELGA comes from the coding sequence ATGACCCAACGCCTGCATTTCGTTTTCGGCGGCGAGTTGGTCTCGACCGATTCGAACGAGTTTCGTGACCCGGCCAGCATCCACATGGTGGGCGTGTTCCCGGACTACGCCTCGGCCTATTCTGCCTGGAAAGCCGAGGCGCAGCGGACGGTCGACAGCGCCCAGACGCGGTACTTCATCGCCCACCTGCACCGCCTGCGCGAAGAGAACCGCGAGGCCAGCCCGACGGGCGAGCTTGGCGCCTGA